One part of the Salmo salar chromosome ssa10, Ssal_v3.1, whole genome shotgun sequence genome encodes these proteins:
- the opn7a gene encoding opsin-5 has protein sequence MLTLRRLLQSERPTECRLQPSVVALISDLFSRADLLKAPGVSFSGGAVTERPMALTWDLALVLYSLCEPPFELLESVDLKVLSYKTALLMALTSHSMGWLAGNGTFHSNIPEAADLVVAVVYSIFGVCSLVGNTILLYVSYNKKMLLKPAEFFIINLAVSDLGMTLSLYPLAVTSSIYHRWLYGKTVCLVYAFCGVLFGICSLTTLTILSTVCCLKVCYPLYGNRFSPDHGRILIACAWAYALVFACSPLAHWGAYGPEPYGTACCIDWQRSNWDGVARSYTVALFLCCYILPCCVITSAYSQILVTVRESRRAVEQHVSQQTRMGNVQTTIVKLSVAVCIGFFAAWSPYALVSMWAAFGHMDSIPPMAFAIPAVLAKSSTLYNPLVCLLLKPNFRHLLSKDLHSLHRACVFQCRCVRRLSE, from the exons atgCTCACACTTCGCAGGCTATTGCAGTCGGAGCGTCCCACGGAGTGTAGACTGCAGCCCTCGGTGGTGGCCCTGATATCAGACCTGTTTAGCAGGGCCGAC TTACTGAAGGCCCCCGGGGTCTCATTCTCTGGTGGTGCAGTTACTGAAAGGCCCATGGCACTGACCTGGGATCTGGCTTTGGTCCTGTACTCTCTGTGTGAGCCTCCATTTGAACTATTGGAGTCTGTAGACCTGAAGGTCCTTTCCTACAAGACTGCCCTGCTCATGGCCTTGACGTCGCACTCA ATGGGCTGGCTAGCAGGTAACGGCACGTTCCACTCCAACATCCCTGAGGCTGCTGACCTGGTGGTGGCCGTGGTCTACTCTATATTCG gtgtgtgttctctggtgggtAACACCATACTACTCTATGTCTCCTATAATAAGAAGATGCTGCTGAAACCAGCAGAGTTCTTCATTATTAACCTGGCTGTCAGTGACCTGGGCATGACCCTTAGCCTCTACCCTCTGGCTGTGACATCTAGTATCTACCACAG gtggTTGTATGGTAAGACAGTGTGTCTGGTCTATGCCTTCTGTGGAGTGTTGTTTGGTATATGCAGTCTGACCACCCTCACCATCCTCAGTACTGTGTGCTGCCTCAAGGTCTGCTACCCTCTCTACG GTAACAGGTTCAGCCCAGACCACGGTCGTATCCTGATAGCGTGTGCGTGGGCGTATGCCCTGGTGTTTGCCTGTTCCCCTCTAGCCCATTGGGGTGCATACGGTCCAGAGCCCTACGGGACGGCCTGCTGTATCGACTGGCAG CGGTCCAACTGGGACGGTGTGGCGAGGTCCTACACGGTGGCACTGTTCCTCTGCTGCTACATCCTGCCCTGCTGTGTCATCACCTCCGCCTACTCACAGATCCTGGTCACGGTCAGGGAGTCACGGAGAGCAGTGGAGCAACACGTCTCACAGCAGACACGCATGGGGAATGTACAGACCACCATAGTGAAG ctcaGTGTGGCGGTGTGTATTGGTTTCTTCGCAGCGTGGAGTCCCTACGCCCTGGTCTCCATGTGGGCAGCGTTCGGTCACATGGACTCCATCCCTCCGATGGCTTTTGCCATCCCTGCCGTGTTGGCTAAGTCCTCAACCCTCTACAACCCTCTGGTCTGTCTGCTGCTGAAGCCCAACTTCCGCCACCTCCTGTCTAAAGACCTTCACTCCCTCCACAGGGCCTGTGTTTTTCAGTGTCGCTGTGTCCGCCgcctgtcagaataa